CCGAAAGTCGACGATATGCTATGGGCGGCTTTAACGGATGAATATATAGGCGACGGCATGGGAGTGACCGCAGAAAACCTTGCTGAAAAATACGAAATCAGCCGTGAAGAGCAGGATGAGTATGCAGCATTAAGCCATAAGAGGGCAGCAGCTGCCAGAGAAGAAGGAAGGCTGGCTGAAGAAATTACAGCCGTAGAAGTCAAAAGCCGTAAAGGGACAAGCGAAGTTACAGAAGATGAACACATCCGTGAAGATACCACTCTACAAGGGCTCTCTTCCCTAAAACCTGCATTTAAAAAAGAAGGCAGTGTAACCGGGGGCAATGCCAGCGGAATTAACGATGGCGCAGGAGCTGTGGTTGCAGCGAGCAAAGATTTTGTCCAGGCAAATAACAGCACGCCGATCGCAAAGGTCCTCTCCTGGGGGTTAGCAGGCGTTGACCCGGCTTATATGGGAATCGGTCCGGTATCAGCCATTAAGAAAGCTTTAAAATCAACAGATCTCACGCTTGAAGATATGGATCTAATTGAAGTAAACGAAGCGTTTGCCTCTCAATACTTAGCGGTTGAAAAAGAACTTGGGCTCAATCGTGACAAAGTGAACGTAAACGGCGGTGCGATTGCGCTTGGCCATCCAATTGGAGCAAGCGGAACGAGAGTCCTCTATTCACTGATTAAAGAATTAAAGCGGCGCGGCAAAAAGTACGGCGTTGCGTCCCTATGTATTGGGGGCGGACAGGGAATCGCCATGGTCGTTGAAGCTTTATAAAAAAGATAAAGGGGGAGAAAGTCTATGCTTGGTATTTTACTAGGCCTTATAGTGTTAATGGCGCTGGCCTATATGGGCTGGTCGATCATCTGGGTTGCGCCCATTGCGGCAGGTGTCGTGGCTTTAACGGGCGGTCTCGATTTATTAGAAGCCTATAAGAATACGTATATGGAAGGATTCGTCGGATTTGCGAAAGACTGGTTTCCTGTCTTCATGCTCGGTGCCATTTTCGGAAAACTCATGGAGGATACCGGGATGGCCCGATCTGTGGCGGTCGCTTTAACTAAGCTGATAGGGACAAAACGGGCGATTCTTGGCGTGCTTGTATCCGCAGCCGTTTTAACATATGGAGGCGTCAGCCTGTTCGTTGTCGTATTTGCGGTCTATCCGCTGGCGCTTTCCTTATTTAGAGAAGCGAATATCAGCCGAAGATTAATTCCAGCAACCGTTGCCCTTGGTGCTTTTACATTTACAATGACCGCGCTGCCGGGAACTCCACAAATCCAGAACCTGATTCCGATGGAGTATTTTCAGACCAACGCGGTAGCGGCACCGGCAATGGGGGTTATCGCGGCTATTATCATGGCGGGCGGCGGCTACTTTTACTTGCGCTGGCGTGAGAAGAAGCTGACCGGGAAGGGTGAACATTTTACCGAACCTAAGGATAATAAAATGACAGAAACAAGTGAAAAAGATCCTAACTTCTTGTTATCCTTACTTCCGCTGTTAACAGTATTACTTACTTTAAATCTGCTTAAATGGGATATCATTACCGCCCTGATCTCAGGGATTGTCTTAATCATGCTCCTTAACATTCAACAGGTTAAAGGCTTCACTAAATCGCTGAACAGCGGTGCCGGCGGCTCTGTAATTGCAATTATTAATACGAGTGCGGCGGTCGGATTCGGCACAGTCGTAAAAGCCGTACCGGGATTTGAACGATTGACCGAGATCTTAATGGGGATTAAAGGAAATCCTCTTATTTCAGAAGCCGTTGCGGTTAACGTCCTTGCCGGGGCCACCGGTTCCGCTTCCGGCGGAATGGGGATTGCACTTGAAGCGCTCGGGTCTAAATATTATGAAATCGCCTTGAACTCAGGTATCAGCCCTGAAGCTTTTCACAGGGTGGCTTCCTTATCATCCGGCGGCCTTGATGCACTTCCGCATAATGGCGCAGTTCTGACGCTTTTAACCATTACCGGCTTGTCTCATAAAGACAGCTATAAGGATATTTTCGTAGTGGCTGTTCTTATCCCGGTAATCTCTGTAGTCTTTGTTATACTACTTTCATCGCTTGGCATTCTATAAAAAGCCTTTGGAAAGCGATCCATTTCCCGTAGCTCTTTTCTATATTTTTGAAAGAAAAAGTTGGACGTCTGCACTAAGAAGTTTCTCTAGAAGCTGAAAGGATTTCGATTTTATCGAAATCCTTTTTTTCTGCACTGCTTAAACGTAAAAAACAATATTGGTGTGCAAGGCTTT
This window of the Halobacillus sp. Marseille-Q1614 genome carries:
- a CDS encoding acetyl-CoA C-acetyltransferase, translating into MREVYILEGARTPFGSFGGKLKDVDPTTLGVTASKEAIRRSGITPDQIDFSVIGNVIHSAKNAPYLSRHIALNTGIPITSPALTVNRLCGSGMQSVVSAAQSIQLGEGEAALAGGVENMSLAPYALRGSRFGTKLGAPKVDDMLWAALTDEYIGDGMGVTAENLAEKYEISREEQDEYAALSHKRAAAAREEGRLAEEITAVEVKSRKGTSEVTEDEHIREDTTLQGLSSLKPAFKKEGSVTGGNASGINDGAGAVVAASKDFVQANNSTPIAKVLSWGLAGVDPAYMGIGPVSAIKKALKSTDLTLEDMDLIEVNEAFASQYLAVEKELGLNRDKVNVNGGAIALGHPIGASGTRVLYSLIKELKRRGKKYGVASLCIGGGQGIAMVVEAL
- a CDS encoding GntP family permease, with the protein product MLGILLGLIVLMALAYMGWSIIWVAPIAAGVVALTGGLDLLEAYKNTYMEGFVGFAKDWFPVFMLGAIFGKLMEDTGMARSVAVALTKLIGTKRAILGVLVSAAVLTYGGVSLFVVVFAVYPLALSLFREANISRRLIPATVALGAFTFTMTALPGTPQIQNLIPMEYFQTNAVAAPAMGVIAAIIMAGGGYFYLRWREKKLTGKGEHFTEPKDNKMTETSEKDPNFLLSLLPLLTVLLTLNLLKWDIITALISGIVLIMLLNIQQVKGFTKSLNSGAGGSVIAIINTSAAVGFGTVVKAVPGFERLTEILMGIKGNPLISEAVAVNVLAGATGSASGGMGIALEALGSKYYEIALNSGISPEAFHRVASLSSGGLDALPHNGAVLTLLTITGLSHKDSYKDIFVVAVLIPVISVVFVILLSSLGIL